The Gloeocapsa sp. PCC 73106 region CTCATAAAATTGGCGATCGCCGATTCCCGTCTGCATTAATTTCATTAAACCGATATTTTTTTTAGGGTAAGATTGTAGCCAGGAAGCAACCAGAGCAGTAGTTACAATCGTTTTACCTACATTTGTATCTGTTCCAGCAATTAGTAACACTGTCATTTAAACTGTTTTTTTCTTGCTAATTTCTAGTTAATTTTACACAGTTGAATTATAAACAAACAAAAATTTTCAACCGATCTCAAAAAATTAAGATAATAATAGTATAGGTGTAAAGAAAGAGGTTAAAAAAAAATTGCCGTGACCTATTCTCCTACTCTCTCCCTTGAGCCCATGCCACATACAGTATCAGAAAATAATCGTCTCCGTCTATTTTCTGGATCTTCCAATTTGGATCTAGCCCAAGAAGTAGCTCGTTATCTAGGTATGGATATCGGACCAATGCTTCGCAAGCGCTTTGCTGACGGAGAACAATATATACAAATTCAGGAGTCAATTAGGGGTTGCGATGTTTATTTAATTCAACCATGTTCTCATCCCGTCAATGATCACTTGATGGAACTCCTGATTATGGTCGACGCTTGTAGAAGAGCCTCAGCACGGCAAATTACTACTGTTCTCCCCTACTATTGTTACGCGAGAGCAGACCGGAAAACTGCCGGGAGAGAGTCAATTACCGCTAAATTAGTAGCTAATTTAATCACTCAAGCGGGAGCTCATCGAGTTTTAGCGATGGATCTCCACTCAGCTCAAATCCAAGGCTATTTTGATATACCCTTTGATCATGTTTACGGATCTCCTGTTTTACTCGATTATCTCGCTAGTAAAAATCTCTCAGATCTTGTAGTGGTGTCTCCCGATGTGGGTGGGGTAGCTAGAGCTAGAGCTTTCGCCAAAAAACTCAACGATGCTCCCCTAGCGATTATTGATAAACGTCGTCAAACCCATAACGTGGCTGAGGTGATGAATCTCATTGGCGATGTCAAAGGTAAAACGGCTGTCTTAGTAGATGATATGATTGACACCGCAGGAACTATCCTTGAAGGGGCTAGATTACTACAAAAAGAAGGCGCTCGTCAAGTATACGCTTGTGCGACTCACGCCGTTTTTTCTGAACCTGCTGTTTCTCGACTATCTACTGGAGTTATCGAGGAAGTAATTGTCACTAATACTATTCCCGTTCCACCATCTAAGCAGTTTAAACAGTTAACCGTTCTTTCTGTAGCTAACTTGATTGGA contains the following coding sequences:
- a CDS encoding ribose-phosphate pyrophosphokinase is translated as MPHTVSENNRLRLFSGSSNLDLAQEVARYLGMDIGPMLRKRFADGEQYIQIQESIRGCDVYLIQPCSHPVNDHLMELLIMVDACRRASARQITTVLPYYCYARADRKTAGRESITAKLVANLITQAGAHRVLAMDLHSAQIQGYFDIPFDHVYGSPVLLDYLASKNLSDLVVVSPDVGGVARARAFAKKLNDAPLAIIDKRRQTHNVAEVMNLIGDVKGKTAVLVDDMIDTAGTILEGARLLQKEGARQVYACATHAVFSEPAVSRLSTGVIEEVIVTNTIPVPPSKQFKQLTVLSVANLIGEAIWRIHEDSSVSSMFR